The Thermoleophilaceae bacterium genome includes a window with the following:
- a CDS encoding DEAD/DEAH box helicase codes for MPLSGFTPQVSDWFARSFAEPTPAQSQAWPKIAGGDNVLLSAPTGSGKTLAAFLWGLDRLVAEPVEPRRTRLVYVSPLKALSYDIERNLRAPLKGIGGDVSVAIRTGDTPQKDRAAMLRKPPDILITTPESLYLMLTSRAREILTDVEWVIVDEIHAVAQTKRGAHLALTLERLEHLAGRAVQRIGLSATQRPLEEVGRFLVGPGRECTIVDTGIRKPLDLEIRVPVEDMAEPGAHDVTDPAVGGMGTAAGGGDLVGTGIGQIGDTGTTSRSIWPAIYPDLLQLVREHRSTIVFVNNRRGAERLAVRLNELAGEDGQPAEIARAHHGSLAREERLVVEELLKSGELPCLVATSSLELGIDMGAVDLVLQVESPKSVTRGLQRIGRAGHGVGEVSKGRIFPKFRADLLECAVVARRMRNGEIEETVVPRNPLDVLAQHIVAMVATDDEWPVPELHETVKRAYPFAELSRDLLDSVLDMLDGRYPSEEFAELRPRIVWDRVKDVIRGRRGALQLAVTNAGTIPDRGLFGVHLPDGRRVGELDEEMVYEARAGQTFLLGASAWRIEEITRDRVVVTPAPGAPGAIPFWRGDSMGRPAELGLAIGAFAREAVDREPEELAGEYDLDPRAARNLVAYLREQREATRVVPSDRTVVVERFRDEIGDWRLCVLSPWGGRVHAAWALALSARIRDEFGLESDAIWSDDGIIVHLPDADEPPGPELVLVEPDEIEELVVRELSSSALFGARFRENAARALLLPRAFPGKRTPLWQQRLKAQSLLEVAKRYGQFPIVLETYRECLRDVLDLPGLTELLRGLHTRELSLVEVETQRASPFASSLLFDYVATYMYEGDTPNAERRAAALSLDRELLRELLGQEELRELIDPNALDDVERDLQRLSERTQAVNADGMHDVLRAVADLTLAEADARSHRGARAERMLDALQAERRAVVMRIAGEDRYIASEDAGLFRDALGAVPPGGLPAAFLEEVEEPLVRMVRRYARTHGPFISDDLQARYGIDFGPVLRELEAGGRLVRGELRPGGAEREWCDPDVLRRLRRASLATLRKEVEPAEQRVFARLLPAWQGVDASPPGGAGVDRLREVLVPLQGVALAPDVWERDVLPRRVGAYSPAWMDSLCAGGEVVWIGAGALGRTSGRLALYFRDDARWLGPPPFKGERPAGDLHERLRERLGAGACFFTDLIADVPAEPVELQEALWDLAWAGEATNDAFAPLRAPRLTLARRQQDARRRFARHRGPSAPQTQGRWSLTAPLFADAPGHGPRTRALAEILLERYGIVTRETVLAEGVPGGFASLYPELGNLETLGTARRGYFVEGLGGAQFALGAAVERLRGFRSDEPSGPLVLAATDPANPYGASLPWPRREEEGARRPARVAGAYVVLLDAEPVLFVEKGGKGIAALAEGPIDGDGVPAPWLREALEALADHVRKGRLRRIALERFDGEAIVGSPVERLLVELGFRQGPRKLTLSA; via the coding sequence TTGCGCGCTCGTTCGCCGAGCCCACTCCGGCGCAGTCCCAGGCCTGGCCGAAGATCGCGGGCGGAGACAACGTGCTGCTCTCGGCCCCCACCGGCTCGGGCAAGACGCTGGCCGCGTTCCTCTGGGGGCTCGATCGGCTGGTGGCCGAGCCGGTGGAGCCCAGGCGCACGCGGCTCGTATACGTGTCGCCGCTCAAGGCTCTCTCCTACGACATCGAGCGCAACCTGCGCGCGCCGCTCAAGGGCATCGGCGGAGACGTCTCGGTGGCTATCCGCACCGGTGACACGCCTCAGAAGGACCGCGCGGCCATGCTGCGCAAGCCGCCGGACATCCTCATCACCACGCCGGAGTCGCTCTACCTCATGCTCACCTCGCGGGCGCGCGAGATCCTCACCGACGTCGAGTGGGTGATCGTCGACGAGATCCACGCCGTGGCGCAGACCAAGCGCGGGGCCCACCTCGCGCTCACCCTCGAGCGGCTCGAGCATCTCGCCGGCCGGGCGGTCCAGCGCATCGGCCTCTCTGCCACTCAGCGCCCCCTGGAGGAGGTCGGCCGCTTCCTGGTGGGCCCCGGGCGCGAATGCACGATCGTCGACACGGGCATCCGCAAGCCACTCGACCTCGAGATCCGCGTGCCGGTGGAGGACATGGCGGAGCCGGGCGCCCACGACGTCACCGACCCCGCGGTCGGCGGCATGGGCACAGCCGCAGGCGGCGGCGACCTGGTGGGCACGGGCATCGGCCAGATCGGCGACACGGGCACCACGAGCCGGTCGATCTGGCCGGCCATCTACCCCGACCTGCTCCAGCTGGTGCGCGAGCACCGCTCCACGATCGTGTTCGTGAACAACCGCCGCGGGGCCGAGCGCCTGGCGGTGCGGCTGAATGAGCTCGCGGGCGAGGACGGGCAGCCGGCGGAGATCGCGCGCGCCCACCACGGCTCGCTCGCGCGCGAGGAGCGGCTGGTGGTGGAGGAGCTGCTCAAGTCGGGCGAGCTGCCGTGTCTCGTGGCCACGAGCTCGCTGGAGCTGGGCATCGACATGGGCGCCGTGGACCTCGTGCTGCAGGTGGAGTCGCCAAAGTCCGTAACCCGCGGGCTGCAGCGCATCGGCCGCGCCGGCCACGGCGTGGGCGAGGTCTCCAAGGGCCGGATCTTCCCCAAGTTCCGCGCCGACCTGCTCGAGTGCGCGGTGGTCGCGCGCCGCATGCGCAACGGGGAGATCGAGGAGACGGTGGTGCCGCGCAACCCGCTCGACGTGCTGGCCCAGCACATCGTGGCGATGGTGGCCACCGACGACGAGTGGCCCGTGCCCGAGCTGCACGAGACGGTCAAGCGGGCCTACCCCTTCGCCGAGCTGTCGCGCGACCTGCTGGACAGCGTGCTCGACATGCTCGACGGCCGTTACCCCTCCGAGGAGTTCGCCGAGCTGCGGCCGCGCATCGTGTGGGACCGCGTCAAGGACGTCATCCGGGGCAGGCGCGGCGCACTGCAGCTGGCGGTCACCAACGCGGGCACCATCCCCGACCGCGGCCTGTTCGGCGTGCACCTGCCCGACGGGCGCCGTGTGGGCGAGCTGGACGAGGAGATGGTCTACGAGGCGCGCGCGGGCCAGACGTTCCTGCTCGGGGCGTCGGCCTGGCGGATCGAGGAGATCACGCGCGACCGTGTGGTGGTCACCCCCGCGCCCGGCGCCCCCGGCGCCATCCCGTTCTGGCGCGGCGACAGCATGGGCCGTCCGGCCGAGCTGGGCCTGGCCATCGGCGCGTTTGCCCGCGAGGCGGTGGACCGCGAGCCCGAGGAGCTGGCGGGCGAGTACGACCTCGATCCGCGCGCCGCGCGCAACCTCGTGGCGTACCTGCGCGAGCAGCGCGAGGCCACGCGCGTCGTGCCCAGCGACCGCACGGTGGTGGTGGAGCGCTTCCGCGACGAGATCGGCGACTGGCGGCTGTGCGTGCTTTCGCCCTGGGGCGGCCGGGTGCACGCGGCCTGGGCACTGGCGCTGAGCGCGCGCATCCGCGACGAGTTCGGCCTGGAGTCCGACGCCATCTGGTCGGACGACGGCATCATCGTCCACCTGCCCGACGCCGACGAGCCGCCGGGACCCGAGCTCGTGCTCGTGGAGCCGGACGAGATCGAGGAGCTCGTGGTGCGCGAGCTGTCCTCCTCCGCGCTCTTCGGCGCCCGTTTCCGCGAGAACGCCGCGCGCGCGCTGCTGCTGCCGCGCGCGTTCCCCGGCAAGCGCACGCCGCTGTGGCAGCAGAGGCTCAAGGCGCAGTCGCTGCTCGAGGTGGCCAAGCGCTACGGCCAGTTCCCGATCGTGCTGGAGACCTATCGCGAGTGCCTGCGCGACGTGCTCGACCTCCCCGGGCTCACGGAGCTGCTGCGGGGCCTGCACACCCGCGAGCTGTCGCTGGTGGAGGTGGAGACCCAGCGGGCGTCCCCGTTCGCCTCCTCGCTCCTGTTCGACTACGTGGCCACGTACATGTACGAGGGCGACACGCCCAACGCGGAGCGCCGAGCCGCGGCGCTGTCGCTGGACCGCGAGCTGCTGCGCGAGCTGCTCGGGCAGGAGGAGCTCCGCGAGCTCATCGACCCGAACGCGCTGGACGACGTCGAGCGGGACCTGCAGCGGCTGTCCGAGCGCACCCAGGCGGTGAACGCGGACGGGATGCACGACGTGCTGCGGGCGGTGGCCGACCTCACCCTGGCCGAGGCGGACGCGCGCTCGCACCGCGGGGCGCGAGCCGAGCGGATGCTCGACGCCCTGCAGGCCGAACGCCGGGCGGTGGTCATGCGCATCGCCGGCGAGGACCGCTACATCGCCTCCGAGGACGCCGGCCTCTTCCGCGACGCGCTGGGCGCCGTGCCACCCGGCGGGCTGCCGGCGGCCTTCCTCGAGGAGGTGGAGGAGCCGCTCGTGCGGATGGTGCGCCGCTACGCCCGCACCCACGGGCCCTTCATCAGCGACGACCTCCAGGCCCGGTACGGCATCGACTTCGGCCCCGTGCTGCGCGAGCTCGAGGCCGGCGGCCGGCTCGTGCGCGGGGAGCTGCGCCCCGGCGGCGCCGAGCGCGAGTGGTGCGATCCCGACGTGCTCCGGCGGCTGCGGCGCGCGTCGCTCGCCACCCTGCGCAAGGAGGTCGAGCCCGCCGAGCAGCGCGTGTTCGCGCGGCTGCTGCCGGCCTGGCAGGGCGTGGACGCGTCGCCGCCCGGCGGCGCGGGTGTGGACCGCCTGCGCGAGGTGCTCGTGCCGCTTCAGGGAGTGGCGCTCGCCCCGGACGTGTGGGAGCGCGACGTGCTGCCCCGGCGCGTGGGCGCCTACTCGCCCGCGTGGATGGACTCGCTTTGCGCGGGGGGAGAGGTCGTGTGGATCGGGGCCGGAGCGCTCGGGCGCACCTCGGGCCGGCTGGCCCTCTACTTCCGCGACGACGCCCGCTGGCTCGGCCCGCCCCCGTTCAAGGGCGAGCGGCCCGCGGGCGACCTGCACGAGCGGCTGCGCGAGCGCCTGGGCGCGGGCGCCTGCTTCTTCACGGACCTGATCGCCGACGTCCCCGCGGAGCCGGTCGAGCTGCAGGAGGCGTTGTGGGACCTCGCCTGGGCGGGCGAGGCCACCAACGACGCGTTCGCCCCGCTCCGCGCCCCACGGCTCACGCTCGCTCGCCGCCAGCAGGACGCGCGCCGCCGCTTCGCCCGCCACCGCGGCCCCTCGGCCCCCCAGACGCAGGGCCGCTGGTCGCTCACCGCGCCGCTGTTCGCCGACGCCCCCGGCCACGGGCCGCGCACGCGGGCGCTGGCCGAGATCCTGCTGGAGCGCTACGGCATCGTCACGCGCGAGACGGTGCTGGCCGAGGGCGTGCCGGGCGGCTTCGCTTCCCTCTACCCGGAGCTGGGCAACCTGGAGACGCTGGGCACGGCGCGCCGCGGCTACTTCGTAGAGGGGCTGGGCGGCGCGCAGTTCGCCCTCGGCGCCGCGGTCGAACGCCTCCGCGGCTTCCGCTCCGACGAGCCCTCGGGCCCACTCGTGCTCGCCGCGACCGACCCGGCCAACCCCTACGGCGCCTCGCTGCCGTGGCCGCGGCGGGAGGAGGAGGGCGCGCGCCGGCCTGCGCGCGTGGCGGGCGCCTACGTCGTCCTGCTCGACGCCGAGCCCGTGCTGTTCGTGGAGAAGGGCGGAAAGGGCATCGCCGCACTGGCGGAGGGACCCATCGACGGCGACGGGGTCCCCGCGCCGTGGTTGCGCGAGGCGCTCGAGGCGCTCGCGGACCATGTGCGAAAGGGGCGCCTGCGCCGGATCGCCCTGGAGCGCTTCGACGGCGAGGCGATCGTGGGATCGCCGGTGGAGCGGCTGCTGGTGGAGCTGGGCTTCCGCCAGGGGCCGCGCAAGCTCACCCTCAGCGCCTGA
- a CDS encoding MarR family transcriptional regulator encodes MSAQPDITTEPAAPVDESCPESSPSLRAWDEEPTLAWVGLHTAHRRLLRCLEQDLVSRHGVGLSGYKLLARLVKSSGEVRMSELADDALLSPSRVSRLADQLEADGHLERTTCPTDSRGVCAVLTPGGREFLAQVHATYVETVEREFFDRLGERDVKALARAFSRLS; translated from the coding sequence ATGTCGGCGCAACCGGACATCACCACGGAACCCGCCGCGCCGGTGGATGAGAGCTGTCCCGAGTCCTCTCCCTCGCTGCGCGCGTGGGACGAGGAGCCCACACTCGCATGGGTGGGGCTGCACACGGCCCATCGGCGGCTGCTGAGGTGCCTCGAGCAGGATCTGGTCAGCCGCCACGGCGTCGGCCTCAGCGGCTACAAGCTGCTCGCTCGCCTGGTCAAGAGCTCGGGCGAGGTGCGCATGTCCGAGCTGGCCGACGACGCCCTGCTCAGCCCCAGCCGAGTCTCCCGCCTGGCAGACCAGCTCGAGGCCGATGGCCACCTCGAGCGCACCACATGCCCGACGGACTCGCGCGGGGTGTGCGCCGTCCTCACCCCCGGCGGGCGCGAGTTCCTCGCCCAGGTGCATGCCACGTACGTCGAGACGGTCGAGCGAGAGTTCTTCGACCGTCTGGGCGAGCGCGACGTCAAGGCGCTCGCCCGCGCCTTCTCACGCCTGAGCTAG
- a CDS encoding YceI family protein — MSVIEQQTTTGTWRADKVHSTVGFEVKHMVVSTFRGGFEDFDATLTFEDGEPRVVGTVRSDSIEVRDENLAAHLQSPDFFDSEQHPEIRFESVATRREGDELTVEGDLTIKGVTKRVEARGAIVDAHDDPVGGTRMGVELSTLVDRTEYGLKWNQPLPKGGFALAHDVRLVVNLEFVKAE; from the coding sequence ATGAGCGTCATCGAGCAGCAGACCACGACCGGCACCTGGCGGGCAGACAAGGTCCACTCCACCGTGGGCTTCGAGGTGAAGCACATGGTGGTGTCCACCTTCCGCGGCGGCTTCGAGGACTTCGACGCCACGCTCACGTTCGAGGACGGCGAGCCGCGAGTGGTGGGCACGGTCCGCTCGGACAGCATCGAGGTCCGGGACGAAAACCTGGCAGCGCACCTGCAGTCGCCCGACTTCTTCGACTCCGAGCAGCATCCGGAGATCCGCTTCGAGTCCGTGGCCACGCGCCGCGAGGGCGACGAGCTGACCGTGGAGGGCGACCTCACCATCAAGGGCGTCACCAAGCGGGTGGAGGCGCGCGGCGCGATCGTCGACGCGCACGACGACCCGGTCGGCGGCACGCGGATGGGCGTCGAGCTGTCCACCCTCGTGGACCGCACGGAGTACGGCCTGAAGTGGAACCAGCCGCTGCCCAAGGGCGGCTTCGCGCTCGCCCACGACGTCCGGCTCGTGGTGAACCTCGAGTTCGTGAAGGCCGAGTAG
- a CDS encoding NADPH-dependent FMN reductase, which yields MKVLGISGSLRRDSWNTKLLRAAAELLPPGAELVIWQGLREVPAYDEDEDGDDRPAAVVDLWRAIEEADAVLIATPEYNHSLPGALKNALDWMSRPLADSPLRGKPALVIGASTGMFGAVWAQAEGRKVLAAIGARVVDAELPVTLCHDRFEADGRLADEDLRAQLAEMVGAMRKHPRAVAA from the coding sequence ATGAAGGTCCTCGGGATCTCCGGCAGCCTGCGCCGGGACTCCTGGAACACGAAGCTCCTCCGGGCGGCGGCCGAGCTGCTGCCGCCCGGAGCCGAGCTCGTGATCTGGCAGGGCCTGCGCGAGGTGCCGGCCTACGACGAGGACGAGGACGGCGACGACCGCCCGGCCGCCGTGGTGGACCTGTGGCGCGCGATCGAGGAGGCCGACGCAGTGCTCATCGCCACGCCGGAGTACAACCACTCGCTCCCCGGCGCCCTCAAGAATGCGCTCGACTGGATGTCCCGCCCGCTGGCCGACAGCCCGCTGCGCGGCAAGCCCGCCCTCGTGATCGGCGCAAGCACGGGCATGTTCGGCGCGGTGTGGGCGCAGGCCGAGGGCCGCAAGGTGCTCGCCGCCATCGGCGCGAGGGTGGTGGACGCGGAGCTGCCCGTGACGCTCTGCCACGATCGCTTCGAGGCCGACGGCCGCCTGGCTGACGAGGATCTCCGAGCGCAGCTCGCGGAGATGGTCGGCGCGATGCGAAAGCACCCGCGCGCCGTCGCCGCCTGA
- a CDS encoding ABC transporter substrate-binding protein → MSREKRSWLAMALGALVLAFGLAACGDDDDDGDGGGDAPETGFTLTIGDLVPLTGDLSTFGPPGRKAADLAIQELEQAIEEAGIDSQVGIEHADTETNSQASVQAARQLISGDASCLTGAWASADTIPVGTSVAARQRIPLISPASTSAEITELDDNGFVWRTAPSDTLQGPALADTVEEELGGTDFTVSLAARNDAYGQGLISSFQEAWEGKGGSVTGPVLYDPEQPSFNSEAAEIVAGNPDAYVIVDFPETYAKMGAALVRTGEFDASTLFVTDGLAGDTIPEGIPEGALEGARGTRPGTPEEGEAPEAFNELYTSAPGPDRQTFDAQNFDAVMLCFLAALKAGSAEGPDINEELQAVSGPPGDKLSFLELGDAVTALSEGEDIDFEGVTGPIDFDDNGDPTTATYEVFAYEGGSLEVVRQFQAQAEESQ, encoded by the coding sequence GTGTCCAGAGAGAAGCGTTCATGGCTCGCCATGGCGCTCGGCGCGCTTGTGCTCGCGTTCGGGCTGGCGGCGTGCGGAGACGACGATGACGATGGCGACGGGGGCGGCGACGCGCCCGAGACGGGATTCACGCTGACGATCGGCGACCTCGTCCCACTCACCGGCGACCTGTCCACATTCGGGCCGCCCGGCCGCAAGGCGGCGGACCTGGCGATCCAGGAGCTGGAGCAGGCGATCGAGGAAGCGGGAATCGACTCGCAGGTGGGGATCGAGCACGCTGACACCGAGACGAACTCACAGGCCTCGGTCCAGGCCGCGCGCCAGCTCATATCCGGCGACGCGTCCTGCCTCACGGGCGCCTGGGCGTCGGCCGACACCATCCCGGTGGGCACCTCGGTGGCCGCGCGGCAGCGGATCCCGCTGATCTCGCCGGCGTCCACCAGCGCCGAGATCACGGAGCTCGACGACAACGGCTTCGTGTGGCGCACCGCGCCGTCCGACACCCTGCAGGGCCCCGCGCTCGCCGACACGGTCGAGGAGGAGCTCGGCGGGACGGACTTCACGGTCTCGCTCGCGGCGCGCAACGACGCCTACGGCCAGGGGCTGATCAGCAGCTTCCAGGAGGCCTGGGAGGGGAAGGGCGGCTCGGTGACCGGGCCTGTCCTGTACGACCCGGAGCAGCCGAGCTTCAACTCGGAGGCCGCCGAGATCGTGGCCGGCAACCCGGACGCCTACGTGATCGTCGACTTTCCGGAGACCTACGCGAAGATGGGAGCAGCTCTCGTCCGCACCGGGGAGTTCGATGCGAGCACGCTGTTCGTGACGGACGGCCTCGCGGGCGACACGATCCCGGAGGGCATCCCCGAGGGGGCCCTCGAGGGAGCTCGCGGCACCCGGCCGGGCACGCCCGAGGAAGGCGAGGCCCCCGAGGCGTTCAACGAGCTCTACACGTCGGCGCCCGGACCCGACCGCCAGACGTTCGATGCCCAGAACTTCGACGCGGTGATGCTGTGCTTCCTGGCCGCGCTGAAGGCCGGGTCCGCAGAGGGGCCCGACATCAACGAGGAGCTCCAGGCGGTCAGCGGCCCGCCGGGTGACAAGCTCAGCTTCCTCGAGCTGGGGGATGCGGTCACCGCCTTGAGCGAGGGCGAGGACATCGACTTCGAGGGCGTCACGGGCCCGATCGACTTCGACGACAACGGCGACCCGACGACGGCGACCTATGAGGTCTTCGCCTACGAGGGCGGCAGCCTGGAGGTCGTGCGCCAGTTCCAGGCGCAGGCGGAAGAGTCCCAGTAG
- a CDS encoding ABC transporter ATP-binding protein has translation MTALLRTRGLVAGYVPEVDILDGVDVEVREGEIVTIVGPNGAGKSTLIKSIFGLLPPRSGEVVFRGEAIAGRKPHSISRAGMSYVPQLDNVFPNLTVEENLEMGALARPGLDVAGRRERMYELFPRLSERRRQPAGTMSGGERQMVAMARALMPDPEMILLDEPSAGLAPLFVEAIFENVVDINRAGVTVLMVEQNARRALAMSSRGYVLDLGRNRFEGPGNELLDDPKVADLYLGGTARIDRAEET, from the coding sequence GTGACGGCACTGCTGCGGACCCGGGGCCTGGTGGCCGGCTACGTGCCCGAGGTGGACATCCTCGACGGCGTGGACGTGGAGGTGCGCGAGGGTGAGATCGTCACGATCGTCGGGCCCAACGGCGCGGGCAAGTCCACGCTGATCAAATCGATCTTCGGCCTGCTTCCGCCCCGCTCCGGCGAGGTGGTCTTCCGCGGGGAGGCCATCGCCGGCCGCAAGCCTCACTCGATCTCCCGGGCCGGGATGAGCTACGTCCCGCAGCTCGACAACGTCTTCCCCAACCTGACCGTGGAGGAGAACCTGGAGATGGGGGCGCTGGCGCGCCCGGGCCTGGACGTCGCCGGGCGCAGAGAGCGGATGTACGAGCTCTTCCCGCGCCTGTCCGAGCGCCGGCGCCAGCCGGCGGGGACGATGTCGGGCGGCGAGCGGCAGATGGTGGCGATGGCGCGAGCGCTCATGCCAGATCCGGAGATGATCCTGCTCGACGAGCCCTCGGCGGGCCTGGCTCCCCTCTTCGTGGAGGCGATCTTCGAGAACGTCGTCGACATCAACCGCGCCGGCGTGACGGTGCTCATGGTCGAGCAGAACGCGCGCCGGGCGCTCGCGATGTCCAGCCGCGGCTATGTCCTCGACCTGGGCCGCAACCGTTTCGAGGGGCCGGGCAACGAGCTGCTGGACGACCCAAAGGTCGCAGACCTCTACCTCGGCGGCACCGCGCGCATCGACCGCGCCGAGGAGACGTGA
- a CDS encoding ABC transporter ATP-binding protein: protein MTDDTILRVEGVSKRFGGIVAVDGASFDVASGSITALIGPNGAGKTTLFNVVTGFTRGDRGKVLYEGRSIFRKPPHLIARRRMVRTFQITKALSAMPVIDNMMLAAPDQPGEHLPTLLLRPAAARRRETEVRRRALELLELFGLSEKAGDYAGTLSGGQRKLLELARALMVEPRLVLLDEPMAGINPTLGRRLLEHIAELRDRDGVTFLFIEHDMEVVMNHSDRVIVMAQGRVIADGTPDEVRSDERVIDAYLGAPGGS from the coding sequence GTGACTGACGACACGATCCTGCGCGTCGAGGGCGTGTCGAAGCGGTTCGGCGGCATCGTCGCCGTGGACGGGGCGAGCTTTGACGTGGCCTCCGGTTCGATCACCGCCCTGATCGGTCCCAACGGCGCCGGCAAGACGACGCTCTTCAACGTGGTCACCGGCTTCACGCGCGGGGACCGCGGCAAGGTGCTCTACGAGGGCCGCTCGATCTTCCGCAAGCCGCCGCACCTGATCGCGCGTCGCCGCATGGTCCGCACCTTCCAGATCACCAAGGCGCTGTCGGCCATGCCCGTGATCGACAACATGATGCTCGCCGCACCCGACCAGCCGGGCGAGCACCTCCCGACGCTCCTCCTGCGCCCGGCCGCCGCGCGCCGGCGCGAGACGGAGGTGCGAAGGCGGGCGCTGGAGCTGCTTGAGCTGTTCGGCCTGAGCGAGAAGGCCGGCGACTATGCGGGCACGCTCTCGGGCGGCCAGCGCAAGCTCCTCGAGCTGGCCCGCGCGCTGATGGTGGAGCCTCGGCTCGTGCTGCTCGACGAGCCGATGGCCGGGATCAATCCCACCCTCGGGCGCCGCCTGCTCGAGCACATCGCCGAGTTGCGCGACCGCGACGGCGTGACGTTCCTGTTCATCGAGCACGACATGGAGGTCGTGATGAACCACTCGGATCGCGTGATCGTCATGGCGCAGGGGCGCGTGATCGCGGACGGCACCCCTGACGAGGTGCGCTCGGACGAGCGCGTGATCGACGCCTATCTGGGCGCACCGGGCGGATCGTGA
- a CDS encoding branched-chain amino acid ABC transporter permease: MLAVTLDAFTSLDFWIGVGVIAGVYAIFALGLQLNVGFTGVVNFGQAGFMAIGAYTMGILVVKAGWSFWLALPAATLVAMAAGVLIGLPALRLRADYFAIVTIAFAEIVRYSAQNARELTGGNQGLLGFDDDWAELSNTFLEWLEGVGLGDEFLLPLLIVTWGALIVLTAILIPLQRSPWGRVLRAIREDEDAARALGKNTFSYKLQSLAIAAALGAIAGYFLALNLSFLNPQSFEPLFTFIGYAVLVLGGLASYVGVALGAVLLWTLLEATRFIDLPLAAEKVAALRFMLVGLVLILLMAFRPQGILGKRDEMVLGD, encoded by the coding sequence ATGCTCGCCGTGACCCTCGACGCCTTCACGTCGCTCGACTTCTGGATCGGCGTGGGCGTGATCGCGGGGGTGTACGCGATCTTCGCCCTCGGCCTCCAGCTGAACGTGGGCTTCACGGGCGTCGTGAACTTCGGCCAGGCGGGGTTCATGGCGATCGGGGCCTACACCATGGGCATCCTCGTGGTGAAGGCCGGCTGGTCCTTCTGGCTCGCGCTGCCGGCGGCCACGCTGGTGGCGATGGCGGCGGGCGTGCTCATCGGGCTTCCCGCGCTGCGGCTGCGGGCGGACTACTTCGCGATCGTCACGATCGCATTCGCGGAGATCGTCCGCTACTCGGCGCAGAACGCGCGCGAGCTGACCGGCGGGAACCAGGGGCTGCTGGGGTTCGACGACGACTGGGCCGAGCTCTCGAACACGTTCCTCGAGTGGCTCGAGGGCGTGGGCCTGGGCGACGAGTTCCTGCTGCCGCTGCTGATCGTCACGTGGGGCGCCCTGATCGTGCTCACGGCGATCCTGATCCCGCTGCAGCGCAGCCCGTGGGGGCGCGTGCTGCGCGCGATCCGGGAAGACGAGGACGCGGCGCGGGCGCTCGGCAAGAACACGTTCTCCTACAAGCTCCAGTCGCTCGCGATCGCTGCTGCGCTCGGAGCGATCGCCGGCTACTTCCTGGCGCTGAACCTCTCGTTCCTCAACCCGCAGTCGTTCGAGCCGCTGTTCACCTTCATCGGCTACGCGGTGCTCGTGCTCGGCGGCCTGGCGAGCTACGTCGGCGTTGCGCTCGGGGCGGTGCTGCTCTGGACGCTGCTCGAGGCCACCCGCTTCATCGACCTGCCCCTCGCCGCCGAGAAGGTGGCGGCCCTGCGCTTCATGCTCGTCGGCCTCGTGCTCATCCTGCTCATGGCCTTCCGCCCCCAGGGCATCCTCGGCAAGCGCGACGAGATGGTGCTCGGTGACTGA
- a CDS encoding branched-chain amino acid ABC transporter permease has protein sequence MEAGIAVQQGEATLAERARRMASDHPARVAAAVLVALALALVAAHGLHDTAQRSVNGLISGSYYALGAVGLTLVYGTLKLVNFAHGDMLTFGAYVAFAFNVSIGMPLIAALLIAVALTALLGVAFERVMWRPMRAKGAGLLQLLLMAIGLAFLIRNGIQLVAGTAGRSLDVNVTDSIEFLGLRIGRTELIVVVTGFTTLVLVALMLRVTSLGRQIRALADNFDLAEVTGIDTDRIVIATWIFAAGLAGLAGVLYTASIGVMTPNLGFFLLLGLFAAVILGGIGNAYGALAGGVVLGLVQEWSTLVFDARWKIAVGFAVLILVLIVRPQGIFGRERAL, from the coding sequence ATGGAGGCCGGCATTGCCGTCCAGCAGGGGGAGGCGACGCTCGCCGAGCGCGCGCGCCGAATGGCGAGCGATCATCCGGCGCGCGTGGCCGCGGCGGTGCTCGTGGCGCTGGCGCTCGCGCTCGTGGCGGCGCACGGCCTGCACGACACCGCCCAGCGGTCCGTCAACGGGCTGATCTCGGGCTCCTACTACGCGCTGGGGGCCGTCGGGCTCACGCTCGTGTACGGGACCCTCAAGCTCGTCAACTTCGCCCACGGCGACATGCTCACGTTCGGGGCATACGTGGCGTTCGCGTTCAACGTCTCGATCGGCATGCCGCTGATCGCGGCGCTGCTCATCGCGGTGGCGCTCACCGCCCTCCTCGGAGTGGCCTTCGAGCGGGTCATGTGGCGGCCGATGCGCGCCAAGGGCGCCGGGCTGCTGCAGCTGCTGCTCATGGCCATCGGTCTCGCCTTCCTGATCCGCAACGGCATCCAGCTCGTGGCGGGCACGGCCGGCCGCTCGCTCGACGTGAACGTGACCGACTCGATCGAGTTCCTGGGGCTGCGCATCGGACGGACGGAGCTCATCGTGGTGGTCACGGGCTTCACGACGCTCGTCCTCGTGGCGCTCATGCTCCGCGTGACGTCGCTGGGCAGGCAGATCCGCGCGCTCGCAGACAACTTCGACCTGGCCGAGGTGACGGGGATCGACACCGACCGGATCGTCATCGCCACCTGGATCTTCGCGGCCGGGCTCGCGGGTCTTGCAGGCGTGCTCTACACCGCGTCGATCGGGGTGATGACGCCGAACCTCGGGTTCTTCCTCCTCCTCGGGCTGTTCGCCGCGGTGATCCTCGGCGGCATCGGCAACGCCTACGGCGCCCTCGCGGGCGGGGTGGTGCTGGGGCTCGTGCAGGAGTGGTCCACGCTGGTGTTCGATGCACGCTGGAAGATCGCCGTGGGCTTCGCCGTGCTCATCCTCGTCCTGATCGTGCGGCCGCAGGGCATCTTCGGGCGGGAGCGCGCGCTGTGA